The proteins below are encoded in one region of Vanessa tameamea isolate UH-Manoa-2023 chromosome Z, ilVanTame1 primary haplotype, whole genome shotgun sequence:
- the LOC113402403 gene encoding LIM homeobox transcription factor 1-beta, translating to MKKMLEFYTNINSGLMQESMQPPLSCAGRTELSASIKREKIVEICEGCGQKIQDRYLMRVGDLSWHEHCLSCCVCGCPLAHTCYTRNAKLYCKPDYDRLFGVKCTRCGDRLLPQEMVMRAQQYVFHIQCFVCVMCCQPLQKGEQYVIRAGQIFCRQDFEKEMYLMQHTEDDMIIDDSERPRDGRRGPKRPRTILTSAQRRQFKASFEVSPKPCRKVREALAKDTGLSVRVVQVWFQNQRAKMKKIQRKAKQEGDKNADKEKDKDEKSIKQESPSSEHEHGNYLGLDTSYSASSQPLNPNLPYSPDDYPAHSGDSFCSSDISLDGSNFDQLDEGASDTMSLQNLEVPHHPHQHGNHSSHEPLNLGTGAVVNPIDKLYLMQNSYFSTDH from the exons AGTTGAGCGCGAGCATCAAGCGGGAGAAGATCGTCGAGATATGTGAAGGATGCGGCCAGAAGATCCAGGACCGCTACTTGATGCGAGTTGGCGATTTATCCTGGCACGAACACTGCCTCAGCTGCTGCGTGTGCGGTTGTCCACTAGCCCATACATGTTACACAAGAAATGCCAAACTGTACTGCAAACCTGACTATGATAG GTTGTTCGGTGTTAAATGTACGCGGTGTGGCGACAGACTGCTACCCCAGGAGATGGTTATGCGGGCACAGCAGTATGTCTTTCATATTCAATGCTTCGTTTGCGTCATGTGCTGCCAGCCCCTTCAGAAGGGTGAACAGTACGTTATAAGAGCAGGCCAAATTTTCTGTAGGCAAGATTTTGAAAAGGAGATGTACTTGATGCAACATACGGAAGACGATATGATAATTGATGATTCAGAAAGGCCCCGAGATGGAAGACGAGGACCAAAGCGTCCACGAACGATTCTGACGTCTGCACAACGTAGACAGTTTAAAGCTTCTTTTGAAGTGAGCCCCAAGCCTTGTCGTAAGGTACGAGAAGCTCTTGCCAAAGATACCGGCTTGAGCGTCCGAGTAGTTCAAGTTTGGTTCCAAAACCAAAGAGCTAAAATGAAAAAGATTCAACGCAAGGCAAAACAAGAGGGTGATAAGAATGCCGACAAGGAAAAGGATAAGGACGAGAAGAGCATTAAGCAGGAATCGCCGTCAAGCGAACACGAACATGGAAATTATCTCGGCTTGGATACGTCGTATTCGGCATCAAGTCAACCCCTAAACCCAAATCTCCCGTACTCCCCTGATG attatCCAGCTCATTCTGGGGACAGTTTCTGCAGTTCGGACATATCACTCGATGGCAGCAACTTTGATCAGCTCGACGAAGGTGCCTCCGACACCATGAGCCTACAGAATTTGGAGGTTCCACACCATCCCCATCAACACGGAAATCATTCATCTCACGAGCCCCTCAATTTAGGTACCGGTGCTGTGGTTAATCCAATTGATAAGCTTTATCTTATGCAGAACTCTTATTTTAGTACGGATCACTGA